In one window of Methanococcoides methylutens DNA:
- a CDS encoding CxxC-x17-CxxC domain-containing protein produces the protein MKKIDFKGPRDMHKSKCTNCGQETHVPFVPDPKRPVYCKECFQKHKPPKKD, from the coding sequence ATGAAAAAAATAGATTTCAAAGGGCCAAGAGATATGCACAAATCAAAATGTACTAACTGCGGCCAGGAAACACACGTACCTTTCGTACCGGACCCAAAAAGACCGGTATACTGCAAGGAGTGCTTCCAGAAACACAAACCACCTAAAAAAGACTAA